TTATTTTGAAGCTCAATTTTAACCCCTAGCTATGTAAATGCTATATTTTTATCTCAGCGGTAATGTATATTTAAGCTATAAAATATTATTTCATTGAAGGTGATGTATGTATTGGAAATATATGGGATAGCTTACAGCATTAATGACCCAGCTGGTTCGGGAATGGCTGAATACATTGTTAAGTATTATGGATTAGGGAAAAGTGATGTATGTAGAGATGCTATAACATGTTATGTAGGAGATAATTTTGTGTTGGCAGGGTTTAGAGAGGACGTTATATATTTTGACTTCTTAGATGATAGACTGCCAGAAAATGTTTCGAGATATATCATATTATCTAGGCATTCTAGTGCTAAAAAAGTCCGCAGCTATACTGTTCACCACACAGGCAACTTTGGGCCAGAAGCCCCCTATGGTGGTAGGCCAAGGATTCTATCCATAGCTAATCCGATCGTGTCACATAAGTTGCTTATCAATTTAAAAATGCTTGCTGAAGAATATGGAAGAATAAATGAATATGAAGTAAGC
This is a stretch of genomic DNA from Staphylothermus hellenicus DSM 12710. It encodes these proteins:
- a CDS encoding D-aminoacyl-tRNA deacylase; its protein translation is MEIYGIAYSINDPAGSGMAEYIVKYYGLGKSDVCRDAITCYVGDNFVLAGFREDVIYFDFLDDRLPENVSRYIILSRHSSAKKVRSYTVHHTGNFGPEAPYGGRPRILSIANPIVSHKLLINLKMLAEEYGRINEYEVSYEATHHGPTDVRKPLNFIEIGSSIDEWKDPVNHEIAALAVIKFLENPRHKCVPVTGIGGGHYPRKHTKMAFEKNYCYGHIMAKYALQHLSPEILEEMIVKSDPVPQRIVVEKKGTRREHRRVIEQYVLGKGIILEYI